The genomic DNA GGGTGCGGCGCGACAGGCGGATCGCGTCGACCGCACTGCGCAAGTCGCCTCGGACGAGGGTGATGTCGGATGCCTCGATCGCGACGTCGGTGCCCGTGCCCATGGCCAGCCCGAGGTCGGCCTGCGCGAGGGCGGCAGCGTCGTTCACACCGTCGCCGATCATCGCCACGACCTTGCCCTCCTGCTGCAACCGGGTGATGACGTCGACCTTGTCCTGGGGCAGAACTTCGGCGTGCACCTGCTCGATCCCGACTTCGGCGGCGATCCGGCGGGCCACCGCCTCGTTGTCACCGGTGAGCAGAACCGGGGTGAGGCCGAGCTCCTTGAGCTGGGAGATCGCCTCGGCGCTGGTCGGCTTCACCGTGTCGGCGACCACCAGGATGCCGCGGGCCCTGCCGTCCCAGCCAATCGCGACGACCGTCTTGCCGTCGCCCTCGGCATCCGCTTTCGCACTCGCGACCTCGGGGCTCAGGTGCAGCGCCCAGTCGGCGAGCAGGGTGTCGCGGCCGACGACGACCGCCACACCGTCGACGACGCCCTGCACGCCCTTGCCCTCGATGTTCGCGAAGTCCTCGGGAACGGGCAGCGTGCCGACCTCCTGCGTCGCGCCCTTCGCGATGGCCTGTGCGATCGGGTGCTCGGATGCGTCCTCGAGCGCGCCGGCGAAACGGAGCAGCTCGGCACGATCAACACCGGACTCGGTGACGACGTCGACGAGGGTCATCCGTCCGCTGGTGACGGTGCCGGTCTTGTCGAGCACCACGGTGTCGACCCGGCGGGTCGATTCCAGAACTTCCGGGCCCTTGATCAGGATGCCCATCTGCGCGCCGCGGCCGGTGCCGACGAGCAGCGCCGTCGGCGTAGCCAGTCCCAGGGCGCAGGGGCAGGCGATCACGAGGACGGCTACGGCCGCCGTGAACGCCGCGGTGACGGGGAACCCGGCCCCCAGCCACGCCCCGAGGGCAGCCACGGCGATGGCGATGACGATCGGCACGAACACCCCGGAGACGCGATCGGCCAATCGTTGCACCTCGGCCTTGCCGGTCTGCGCCTCCTCGACGAGCCGGGCCATCTGCGCCAGCTGCGTGTCGGAGCCGACCCGGGTGGCCCGCACCACCAGACGACCGCCGGCGTTGACGGTGGCGCCGGTGACGGCATCCCCCTCGCCGACCTCGACGGGCACGGATTCGCCGGTGAGCATCGAGGCGTCGATCGCCGATGTGCCGGAGACGACGACCCCGTCGGTCGCGATCTTCTCCCCCGGTCGCACGATGAATTCGTCACCAGCAGCGAGCTCCGCGGTGGGGATCTTCACCTCGACGCCGCCGCGCAGCACCGAGACCTCCTTGGCACCCAGTTCGAGCAGAGCCCGAAGCGCCGCCCCCGCCTGCTTCTTCGACCGCTTCTCGAAGTAGCGGCCCGCGAGGATGAACATCGTCACCCCCGCGCCGACCTCGAGGTAGATGTTGGCTGCGCCGTCCGATGGAGCAATCGTGAACTCGAAGGGATGCGTCATCCCCGGCGTGCCTGCGGTGCCGAAGAAGAGCGCGTACAGCGACCAGAGGAACGCCGCGGATGTGCCCATCGAGATGAGCGTGTCCATCGTCGCCGTGCCGTGCCGGAGGTTCATCCAGGCGGCACGGTGGAACGGCCATGCCGCCCAGATGATGACGGGAGCGGCGAGCGCGAGCGATGCCCACTGCCAGTAGGTGAACTGCAGCGCGGGAATCATCGCCATCGCGATCACCGGCACGGTCAGCACGATCGAGCCGATCAGCCGGTGCCGCAGAGACGTCAGCTCGGGGTCCTCGGAGTCGCCGGCATCCCTACCCGCGGCGACCGCGGGCTTCGGGAGGTGCGCGGTGTAGCCGGTCTTCTCGACCTCCGCGATCAGCAGTGCGGGATCGTACCCCTCGGGGATGGTGACCTTCGCCTTCTCGGTCGCGTAGTTCACGCTCGCCTCGACGCCGTCGAGCTTGTTCAGCTTCTTCTCGATCCGCATCGCGCAGGAGGCGCAGGTCATGCCGCCGATCTCCAGTTCGATGCCCGGTCCTCGCACAGGCACTGCCGATGTGCTCATCGTCGTTCCCTCTCTTCTCGCACCTTGATCCGGAGGATCAGTGCGAATCGTCGTGCGTGTCGGGTTGTTCTCCGTGAGGCGCCTGTGTCGCTTCGACGACGAACTCCGCACTGTGCAGTATGCCGTCGACCTGGAAGTCGAGGTACAGCAGGTATCGTCCCGCGGTCGGCGCTTCGGCCATGAACCCGATCTCGGGCCCGGATGTCTCTCCTGCCTCGGGGTCGTCTCCCTCGGCGTGCACGTGCAGGTAGGCCAGGTCGCCCTCGCGGAGGGCGACGAGGTGCCCGAAAGCGCCGAGATACGGCTGCAGGGACGTCACCGGTTCGCCGTCGCGGGTCACCGTGATCGTGAGTTCGCCGGACGCTCCGGCCGCGAGGTCACCCTCGAGCGAGACCGTGTAGCCGTCGACGTCGTCGACTTTCGACAGCGCCGGCTGCGTCGGGGCGAAGGATCCGGCGACCTGCACAGTGCGCGTCAGGGTGAGCCCGACCGCCTCCTTGCCGCTCGGAGTGAAGTCCGCGTAGACGCGGTAGCTTCCAGCATCCGCCCACGTCCAGGGGAGCGACCAGATGCCGGTGCTCGTGTCGAGTTCCGGGTGCACGTGGCGGAACAGCATCCCGTCGGAACGCACCACGATCAGGTGGAGCTCCTTGTCGTGAGCGGTGGCGTACGACGTCACGGGTTCCCCCGCTTCGTCGAGGATGCGGAAGCTCAGCTCCCCGCTCTCTCCGACGGCGCCCGGCGCCTCGACGGGCGACAACGTGAACCCACCGGCGCTCAGGGACAGACCCTTCAGCGCGTCGGCCGTCGTGTGTTCCGACGCACCGTGCGCCGCGGTTCCTGCCTCTTCTGTGTGACCGTTCATCTCATCCTTCTTCACCCATGTCGCAGCGATGTCGCCGGGGACGACCGCGCCCGCGACGGCGAAGGCCGCACCGAATGCGACCACCAATCCTGCCCCGTAGAGCGCGAGTCGTCCGCCGGCGTTCATCAGACGCGCACTGCCGAATAGCCGGCCTCGCCGACCGCAGCCAGAACCTGGGCGTCGTCGAGGTCGTCCGCGCCGGTGACGACGAGCTGGCCCGTCTTCGCGCTCACCTGGATGCTCTCGACGCCGGAGATCTGCTCGACCTCTTCGCGCACCGACATCTCGCAGTGTCCGCACGTCATGCCGGTCACCTGGTACTCAGTCGTGGTCATGATGTTCCTCTCCGTCTGGGACGCTTTCGGTCCGATACTGAAGTCAACCCTATACCCCCTAGGGGTATTCCCGAGCGCGTCGGACCAAATGAATGTCGACGTTCCGCGTAATGATCCGACTCGAACTCCGTCTTCTGTACGAGGGGTCATGTCGCCCCTCGTCGCGCTCTGGGAATAGCGCATCCGCCACTGGGGAATTCGGGTAATCACATGGAAATGAACATTCAGCGTCCGGCAACGAAGCCGCACCACACGCAGGGCGAAGGAGTCTCGCGTCGGTCCGTCGCCAAGGGCCTCGCCTGGTCGGCACCGGCCATTGCGTTGGCGGTTGCAACACCGCTCGCAGCCGCTTCGACCAACGGGCCGGGCTGCGGCTGCCTCACCACCGGCTCGCTGGGCGCGTTCACCGCGCAGTCGCTCACCGTGCTCAACCTCGGCACCGTGACAGGCAGCATCGTCTTCAACCTCAACAGCGGTGGTTGCGATGTCGGCTTCTTCAAGCCCGGATACACGGTCATCGGAGTAGGCGGGAGCATCTCCTTCAGCGATGGCACCAGTCACAACTACACCGTCGGCGGAACGACCGGTGTCGGCACGATCGGACAGATCAGCGCCTTCACCTCCACCTTCTCGGTGCTGGGCAACGTGAACATGCCCAACGACATCTTCCCGCCCTACGGCCCGAAGATCCCGACCAGACTCTGCATGACCTTCACGGCGATCTTCATCCCGCTCCTCCCGATCCCGCAGGTCGAGTGCACGTACAGCCTCTGCTTCGACATCACTAACCCGTCGAGCCTCGGCGCTGTGGTTGCCGGCACGGGAACCGTGAACTGGACCGACCTCACGCCGAGCAACCCCGTGCTCACGGCTTTGTAAACCGACGGGGATGCATACTCATGGAACTGTCGTGAGCGCCCGCCCGGCCTCCTTGGCCTCGCAGGTCCGCAGGCGTCGTCGGCGCCGACGCATGGAGCGCTACTACCGCTCGATCAGCCCGGCGATGGAGCGCATGAAGACGATCGGCACCACCGTCCTGGTCGTCGGCGGCGTCGGCTTCCTCGTCTGGGTGTTCGCCTTCTATCGGTGAGGACTCAGCTTCTGTCGGTGAGCGCACGGCGACTGAGCGCCGCGGCG from Microbacterium sp. LWO13-1.2 includes the following:
- a CDS encoding heavy metal translocating P-type ATPase — its product is MSTSAVPVRGPGIELEIGGMTCASCAMRIEKKLNKLDGVEASVNYATEKAKVTIPEGYDPALLIAEVEKTGYTAHLPKPAVAAGRDAGDSEDPELTSLRHRLIGSIVLTVPVIAMAMIPALQFTYWQWASLALAAPVIIWAAWPFHRAAWMNLRHGTATMDTLISMGTSAAFLWSLYALFFGTAGTPGMTHPFEFTIAPSDGAANIYLEVGAGVTMFILAGRYFEKRSKKQAGAALRALLELGAKEVSVLRGGVEVKIPTAELAAGDEFIVRPGEKIATDGVVVSGTSAIDASMLTGESVPVEVGEGDAVTGATVNAGGRLVVRATRVGSDTQLAQMARLVEEAQTGKAEVQRLADRVSGVFVPIVIAIAVAALGAWLGAGFPVTAAFTAAVAVLVIACPCALGLATPTALLVGTGRGAQMGILIKGPEVLESTRRVDTVVLDKTGTVTSGRMTLVDVVTESGVDRAELLRFAGALEDASEHPIAQAIAKGATQEVGTLPVPEDFANIEGKGVQGVVDGVAVVVGRDTLLADWALHLSPEVASAKADAEGDGKTVVAIGWDGRARGILVVADTVKPTSAEAISQLKELGLTPVLLTGDNEAVARRIAAEVGIEQVHAEVLPQDKVDVITRLQQEGKVVAMIGDGVNDAAALAQADLGLAMGTGTDVAIEASDITLVRGDLRSAVDAIRLSRRTLSTIKTNLFWAFAYNVAAIPIAALGMLNPMLAGAAMAFSSVFVVGNSLRLRGFRSVTADR
- a CDS encoding heavy-metal-associated domain-containing protein; this translates as MNAGGRLALYGAGLVVAFGAAFAVAGAVVPGDIAATWVKKDEMNGHTEEAGTAAHGASEHTTADALKGLSLSAGGFTLSPVEAPGAVGESGELSFRILDEAGEPVTSYATAHDKELHLIVVRSDGMLFRHVHPELDTSTGIWSLPWTWADAGSYRVYADFTPSGKEAVGLTLTRTVQVAGSFAPTQPALSKVDDVDGYTVSLEGDLAAGASGELTITVTRDGEPVTSLQPYLGAFGHLVALREGDLAYLHVHAEGDDPEAGETSGPEIGFMAEAPTAGRYLLYLDFQVDGILHSAEFVVEATQAPHGEQPDTHDDSH
- a CDS encoding heavy-metal-associated domain-containing protein → MTTTEYQVTGMTCGHCEMSVREEVEQISGVESIQVSAKTGQLVVTGADDLDDAQVLAAVGEAGYSAVRV